GTCCAGGATGGACAGCCCTTCATCCAATTCCTCCCGGGTGACAATCAGCGGGGGCACGAAACGCAGTACGTTGCCTACGGTGCAATTGATCAGCAGTCCGCGGCGCAGCGCTTCTTTGACGATGTCCGCCCCGGGTACGGTCAGCTCCATCCCCAGGATCAAACCGCGACCCCGCACTTCTTTCACGAAGGGATAGCGCTCCTTCATTTCTTCGAGCTTTCCGCGCAGGTAGTCGCCCATGGCCCGGCCATGTTCGATGACGCCGTCCTCCAGCAGGACCCGCATGGCCGCCAGCGCCGCGGTGGTGATCAGCGGGTTGCCGCCGAAGGTGGAGCCGTGGCTGCCGGGACCGAAGGTGGCGGCGACCTTCTCGGTCGCCACCATGGCGCCGATGGGCGGTCCTCCGGCCAGCGCCTTGGCCAGGGTCATGATGTCGGGAGCGACACCGTCGTGCTGATAGGCGAACAGATATCCGGTCCGGCCGCAGCCGACCTGAACCTCGTCGTAGATCAGCAGCAGGTCGTGGCGGTCGCAGATGTCCCGCACCTGGCGCAGATAATCGGCGGACGGCACGTTGACTCCTCCTTCGCCCTGTACTGGTTCCAGCAGCACGGCGCAGGTTTTGGGGGAGATCGCCGCTTCGAGAGCCGAGGCGTCATTGAAAGGGACATATCTGAAACCGGCCAGCATCGGCGCAAAGCCGTCCTTGACCTTGTCCTGACCGGTGGCGCTGATGGTGCCGATGGTCCGGCCGTGGAAGGAGGCCAGGGCGGTGATGACTTCGTAGCGGTTTTCCCCGTTGCGCATCGCACTGTACTTGCGGGCCAGTTTGAGGGCCGCCTCGTTGGCTTCGGCGCCGGAGTTGC
This portion of the Syntrophotaleaceae bacterium genome encodes:
- a CDS encoding acetylornithine transaminase; this translates as MTTAAEWIARGEKHIAGTYGRYPLVAVKGEGCRLWDADGKSYLDFLAGVAVNNLGHCHPKVVAALQRQAGTLLHCSNYYHIPSQIELAELLCAHSFGERVFFCNSGAEANEAALKLARKYSAMRNGENRYEVITALASFHGRTIGTISATGQDKVKDGFAPMLAGFRYVPFNDASALEAAISPKTCAVLLEPVQGEGGVNVPSADYLRQVRDICDRHDLLLIYDEVQVGCGRTGYLFAYQHDGVAPDIMTLAKALAGGPPIGAMVATEKVAATFGPGSHGSTFGGNPLITTAALAAMRVLLEDGVIEHGRAMGDYLRGKLEEMKERYPFVKEVRGRGLILGMELTVPGADIVKEALRRGLLINCTVGNVLRFVPPLIVTREELDEGLSILDGILGEMSV